A stretch of the Vidua chalybeata isolate OUT-0048 chromosome 19, bVidCha1 merged haplotype, whole genome shotgun sequence genome encodes the following:
- the ST6GALNAC1 gene encoding alpha-N-acetylgalactosaminide alpha-2,6-sialyltransferase 1, translated as MRCCRIRLPKIAKALICLIVVTQFYLFIGNSSSLFDLAKTKIFRKLNIFQHAPETQQVDSQEQQGLNYSDNGKSRSISKVTLGGHMTRLDDMVEKTPRWNGKEEQKETMKPVLSVKKAKENMAVKPPPQLEGIENTAVKTTPMVQENKEETTVRPAPWVEEAKEKTTVKPLPREKGGKDKATVKPSSVVKEAHENNTSEDKAKPRAPPASMKTVRPAPQAAAVTQKRKLSSANFTSEPQWDFEDEYLLDNSSPPSTCSESVRARAAKSDWLRDLFLPNITLFIDKRYFNDSEWNRLEHFRPPYGFMDLNYSLVKEVISLLPPKPHQQLLLASHDSSVPTCISCAVVGNGGILNNSGMGQEIDSHDYVFRVSGAVIKGYEKDVGTKTSFYGFTAYSLVSSLQILGHRGFSNIPWDEHIRYIHFLEGARDYEWLKALLFNKNIRKGFLNLGRQKPRQKFDKDFTMDKYLVVHPDFLRYMKNRFLKSKHLEKHYWRLYRPTTGAFMLLTALHLCDQVSAYGYITEGHEKYSDHYYDKVWKKLIFYINHDFNLEKQVWKRLHDENIMKLYLRT; from the exons ATGCGCTGCTGCAGGATAAGGCTCCCGAAAATTGCCAAAGCCCTGATTTGCCTCATTGTTGTAACACAGTTCTACCTCTTCATTGGCAATTCCAGCTCCTTGTTTGACTTGGCCAAGACAAAGATTTTCAG GAAATTGAACATTTTCCAACATGCCCCAGAGACACAACAAGTGGACTCCCAAGAGCAACAGGGTTTAAACTATTCTGATAATGGGAAGTCCAGGAGCATTTCAAAGGTGACTTTGGGAGGACACATGACAAGACTCGATGATATGGTGGAGAAGACACCAAGATGGAATGgaaaggaggagcagaaggaaacaaTGAAACCAGTTTTGAGTGTTAAGAAAGCCAAGGAGAATATGGCTGTGAAACCACCACCCCAGTTGGAGGGAATTGAGAATACAGCAGTGAAAACAACGCCTATGGTGcaggaaaacaaggaggaaaCAACAGTGAGGCCAGCTCCATGGGTGGAAGAAGCCAAGGAAAAGACAACAGTGAAACCACTtcccagggagaagggaggcAAGGACAAGGCAACAGTGAAACCATCCTCTGTGGTGAAGGAAGCACATGAGAACAACACATCCGAAGACAAAGCAAAACCCAGAGCACCTCCTGCATCAATGAAAACTGTAAGACCTGCTCCTCAGGCTGCTGCCGTGACACAGAAGAGGAAACTGAGCTCTGCTAACTTCACATCTGAGCCACAGTGGGATTTCGAGGACGAGTACCTGCTGGATAACTCATCCCCACCCTCG acCTGCTCTGAATCAGTGAGGGCCAGGGCTGCCAAGTCTGACTGGCTGCGGGATCTTTTCCTGCCCAACATCACACTCTTCATAGACAAGAGATACTTCAATGACAGTGAATGGAACCGCCTGGAGCATTTTAGACCCCCCTATGGCTTCATGGACCTGAATTATTCAT TGGTAAAGGAGGTCATATCCCTGCTGCCCCCAAAGCcacaccagcagctgctcctggccagcCATGACAGCAGCGTGCCCACATGCATCAGCTGTGCTGTTGTGGGGAATGGAGGAATACTGAATAACTCTGGGATGGGCCAGGAGATTGACTCCCATGACTATGTCTTCAG GGTGAGTGGGGCTGTTATCAAGGGTTATGAAAAAGATGTGGGAACAAAAACCTCCTTTTATGGATTCACAGCCTACTCCCTGGTTTCCTCTCTTCAGATCTTGGGACACAGAGGATTCAGCAACATCCCATGGGATGAA CACATCAGATACATTCACTTCCTGGAGGGAGCAAGAGACTATGAGTGGCTGAAGGCTCTTCTGTTCAACAAGAACATCAGGAAAGGGTTCTTGAACCTCGGCAG GCAGAAGCCACGGCAGAAATTTGATAAAGATTTCACAATGGACAAATACCTGGTGGTTCACCCTGATTTCCTCAGATACATGAAAAACAG gtttTTAAAGTCTAAACATTTGGAAAAGCACTACTGGAGGCTGTACAGACCCACAACAGGGGCCTTCATGCTGCTGACTGCCCTCCATCTCTGTGACCAG GTCAGTGCCTATGGCTACATCACAGAGGGGCATGAGAAGTACTCCGATCACTACTATGACAAGGTCTggaaaaagctgattttttacATTAACCATGACTTCAACCTGGAGAAGCAGGTGTGGAAAAGGCTTCATGATGAGAATATCATGAAACTTTACCTGAGAACCTGA